A DNA window from Candidatus Sulfidibacterium hydrothermale contains the following coding sequences:
- a CDS encoding sigma-54-dependent Fis family transcriptional regulator produces MNNDIRQGNTDIKDGEVMINFSDENDQPGFNRISAKPAVIFDKERSKKLLNDNLAFIEIAKPCLSHLTELLNKTGFIAILSDKDGIILDVTGEEDVLKKAEKLNLSLGTSFNEKDVGINAIGRAILENKPVQVTGNQHALKIFYAWTCAAAPIHDAKGNILGVLCLAGKKSNRQIHTLGWVISTAKVIENRIENKLVQKQLYDAQYYAFAMMNQLSFGLFAIDKEDKIIWANNTGCRIINIKRSLLINTSINDIFPTWPKVRKMLQLKRDFIDEEHSFNIPGLHENFLFNAYLIHSQENEIIGYQLSFRPFKRFLGLANKYVGMVATHQFDDIFCVSDKMKKIIEYARTVAHSPASILITGESGTGKEVFAQAIHNASERKHGCFVAINCGAISPSLIESELFGYEEGAFTGAVKGGRIGKFEMANGGTLFLDEIGDMPMEMQIKLLRAIQEGQFCRVGGSNVVSVDVRIIAATNKNLEEEIKQNRFRLDLYYRINVVNIKLPALRERKEDIPLLAHYFLETKANKLNKPMVRLSQTLLKEIISYDWPGNIRELENYIEKVTIMNRPVHIQNQIPDETSSADNVDPESDFVLQSLQDMEKQLIERTIKATKINMTQAAKILGIGRNTLYQKIKRYNININEK; encoded by the coding sequence ATGAATAACGACATACGGCAGGGAAATACGGATATTAAAGATGGAGAAGTGATGATTAACTTTTCCGATGAAAACGACCAGCCCGGTTTTAACAGGATCAGTGCCAAACCGGCTGTTATTTTTGACAAGGAACGTTCAAAAAAACTACTGAATGATAACCTTGCTTTTATTGAGATTGCGAAGCCCTGTTTAAGCCATTTAACGGAATTATTAAATAAAACAGGTTTCATCGCAATCTTGTCAGACAAAGACGGTATTATTTTAGATGTGACGGGGGAAGAAGACGTGCTGAAAAAGGCTGAAAAATTAAATCTGTCTTTGGGGACTTCCTTTAATGAAAAGGATGTAGGAATCAATGCAATAGGACGTGCAATTTTGGAAAACAAACCTGTTCAGGTAACAGGGAACCAACATGCTTTGAAAATATTTTATGCGTGGACGTGTGCTGCTGCACCTATACACGATGCCAAGGGAAATATTTTGGGCGTATTGTGTTTAGCCGGGAAAAAATCGAACAGGCAAATTCATACTTTAGGTTGGGTAATATCAACGGCCAAAGTAATTGAAAATAGAATCGAGAATAAATTGGTCCAAAAACAATTGTATGATGCGCAGTACTATGCTTTTGCTATGATGAATCAATTGTCTTTTGGACTTTTTGCCATAGATAAAGAGGACAAGATTATTTGGGCCAATAACACCGGTTGCCGGATTATAAATATCAAACGGAGCCTTCTTATTAATACTTCCATCAATGATATTTTTCCGACATGGCCCAAAGTCAGAAAGATGTTGCAATTAAAAAGGGATTTTATTGATGAAGAACACAGTTTTAACATTCCCGGCTTGCATGAGAATTTTCTGTTCAATGCGTATCTTATTCATTCGCAAGAAAATGAGATTATCGGATATCAGCTTTCTTTCCGGCCGTTCAAACGTTTTTTGGGCCTGGCCAATAAATATGTGGGCATGGTAGCTACTCATCAATTTGATGATATTTTTTGTGTAAGTGATAAAATGAAAAAGATAATAGAGTATGCACGTACAGTAGCACATAGCCCGGCTTCCATATTAATAACCGGTGAAAGCGGCACGGGAAAGGAAGTTTTTGCTCAGGCGATTCATAATGCAAGTGAACGAAAACACGGTTGTTTTGTGGCGATCAACTGCGGCGCTATTTCACCCTCTTTGATTGAAAGTGAACTGTTTGGATATGAAGAAGGAGCCTTTACCGGTGCGGTTAAAGGCGGACGTATTGGTAAATTCGAAATGGCAAATGGAGGCACTTTATTTCTTGATGAAATTGGCGATATGCCGATGGAGATGCAAATCAAACTATTAAGAGCGATACAAGAAGGCCAGTTTTGCCGGGTTGGGGGGAGTAATGTTGTTTCGGTTGATGTCCGGATAATCGCAGCAACAAATAAAAACCTGGAAGAGGAAATAAAACAAAACCGTTTTCGTCTGGATTTGTATTATCGTATTAATGTGGTAAATATAAAATTACCGGCTTTAAGAGAACGGAAAGAAGATATCCCGCTTCTGGCACATTATTTTCTGGAAACAAAAGCAAATAAACTAAATAAACCGATGGTAAGGCTTAGCCAAACCCTGCTAAAAGAAATTATTTCTTACGACTGGCCTGGAAACATACGGGAACTTGAAAATTATATTGAAAAAGTTACCATTATGAACAGACCGGTTCATATCCAAAACCAAATACCCGATGAGACTTCTTCGGCAGATAATGTTGATCCCGAAAGTGATTTCGTTCTTCAGTCGCTTCAGGATATGGAAAAACAATTGATCGAGAGAACCATTAAAGCAACAAAAATAAACATGACTCAGGCTGCAAAAATATTGGGGATTGGCAGAAATACGCTTTATCAAAAAATAAAACGCTACAATATTAACATTAACGAAAAGTAA
- a CDS encoding bifunctional heptose 7-phosphate kinase/heptose 1-phosphate adenyltransferase: protein MKLTKEILSVLFEDFNNKKALIIGDVMLDAYIWGKVDRISPEAPVPVVTVLKREERLGGAANVGMNIRALGAKAIMCSVVGTDEKGRVLKALMHNNGLDESGIIESPHRPTTTKFRILGNNTQMLRVDEETSQPLEEEIFHELCSRIDRILKTENVDVIIFQDYDKGVITPDLIRFVTEIATELGIPVTVDPKKRNFLSYQNTTLVKPNLAEMKEGLEWPDLSAEKTMLELAAKKLAEKLQASMIMNTLSEKGVFIWWKEDDAEKSVLIDAHRRNIADVSGAGDTVISVASLCLSAGLNPDDVARLANLAGGLVCEEAGVVPVNKQKLWEEAVRILTP, encoded by the coding sequence ATGAAACTGACCAAAGAAATCCTTTCGGTTCTGTTTGAAGACTTTAACAACAAAAAAGCCCTGATCATCGGGGATGTGATGCTCGATGCCTACATCTGGGGGAAAGTTGACCGTATTTCGCCGGAAGCTCCGGTTCCGGTAGTCACCGTTTTAAAACGGGAAGAACGCTTGGGAGGAGCAGCCAACGTAGGCATGAATATCCGGGCACTGGGAGCCAAAGCCATTATGTGCTCGGTAGTGGGAACAGACGAAAAAGGACGGGTTCTGAAAGCGCTGATGCACAACAACGGCCTGGATGAATCAGGGATTATCGAAAGTCCGCATCGCCCCACAACTACCAAGTTCCGTATTTTGGGCAATAACACCCAAATGCTCCGGGTTGACGAAGAGACATCACAGCCGCTGGAAGAGGAAATTTTTCATGAACTCTGCAGCCGCATTGACCGGATTCTGAAAACCGAAAATGTGGATGTCATCATCTTTCAGGATTATGATAAAGGGGTTATCACCCCCGATCTTATCCGCTTTGTTACTGAAATTGCCACGGAGCTGGGAATTCCGGTAACGGTAGATCCCAAAAAACGGAATTTTCTCTCGTACCAAAACACGACATTGGTAAAACCCAATCTGGCAGAAATGAAAGAAGGGCTGGAATGGCCGGATCTTTCTGCTGAAAAAACCATGCTGGAATTGGCCGCCAAAAAGCTGGCAGAAAAACTACAGGCGTCCATGATTATGAACACCCTCTCAGAAAAAGGGGTTTTCATCTGGTGGAAAGAAGATGATGCTGAAAAAAGTGTCCTGATTGATGCCCATCGCCGGAATATTGCCGATGTTTCGGGCGCCGGCGACACCGTTATCAGTGTGGCTTCGCTGTGCCTGTCCGCCGGACTCAATCCGGATGATGTAGCACGGCTGGCTAATCTGGCCGGTGGACTGGTTTGTGAAGAAGCCGGTGTTGTGCCGGTAAACAAGCAAAAGCTGTGGGAAGAAGCCGTACGAATTTTAACTCCATAA
- the porT gene encoding type IX secretion/gliding motility protein PorT/SprT — MKKQVLSALFISVFLFVTSGIQAQNVILNLQGYNEQPYHFGFILGMNTMNFSVKTIDQVGTHLWTKEQAPDLPNADYYRVLSVTASASPGFSVGILGNLRLMKFVDLRFIPTLSFGSRSLNYSISGSGMAGAPAGVDSVFTVDKKVNSTYLTFPLLIKYRSWRKDNYGAYLIGGINYSIDLAAKKPNLDNGETGTGDILLNSHDVNAEIGAGFDFYNAYFKLSVEAKMIFGLKNLVVDDNTLYSGSIDQLHSKIFMLSFTFE; from the coding sequence TTGAAAAAACAGGTTTTATCAGCACTATTTATTTCGGTTTTTCTGTTTGTTACCAGCGGTATACAGGCACAAAATGTGATCTTAAACCTGCAGGGATACAACGAACAACCCTATCATTTTGGATTCATCCTCGGTATGAATACCATGAATTTTTCCGTTAAGACGATCGATCAGGTAGGAACACACCTGTGGACCAAAGAACAAGCTCCGGATTTACCCAATGCAGATTATTACCGGGTACTTTCTGTCACAGCATCGGCTTCGCCCGGATTTTCAGTGGGTATTCTTGGCAATCTCCGGCTGATGAAATTCGTGGATCTGCGTTTTATCCCCACGCTTTCGTTTGGCAGCCGGTCATTGAATTACAGCATCTCCGGAAGCGGGATGGCCGGTGCTCCGGCAGGCGTTGACAGCGTTTTTACCGTTGACAAAAAAGTGAACTCTACCTATCTTACTTTCCCCCTGCTAATCAAATACCGTTCGTGGCGAAAGGATAATTATGGCGCCTATCTTATTGGTGGCATCAATTATTCCATTGACCTTGCTGCCAAAAAACCGAATCTGGATAACGGGGAAACAGGAACCGGGGATATCCTTCTAAATTCGCATGATGTGAATGCTGAAATCGGAGCCGGATTTGATTTCTACAATGCCTATTTTAAATTGAGTGTGGAAGCAAAGATGATCTTTGGACTGAAAAACCTTGTGGTGGACGATAACACCCTTTATTCGGGCAGTATCGATCAACTTCATTCCAAAATTTTCATGCTTTCTTTCACCTTTGAATAA
- a CDS encoding RecQ family ATP-dependent DNA helicase — MSKEAREILTKYWGYSHFRPMQEEIIDSVLAGKDTFGLLPTGGGKSLTFQIPGLMRPGCCLVITPLVALMKDQTDRLRKMNIPAKALYTGLYYTEIESIYSQAIHQQLKFLYVSPERLLNAAFQQLLVKININLIAVDEAHCISQWGYNFRPPYLRIAEIRKYFPDVPVLALSATATPRVVTDIMEKLHFKQPNLFRSSYKRNNLAYLVYRENDKTSRMIRLLQNAKGTAIVYVRNRRKARELADILIKNKISATYYHAGLDNTKRNQRQHAWMLGQIRVMVATNAFGMGIDKPDVRQVIHYHLPDCLEAYFQEAGRAGRDGKPAVASLLFNNQDIGHAKKQLTESFPEIPVIRKIYNALGNYFQLPEGSGKDTGFRFRITDFTQQYGFGLLSTYSAIKLLEKEGYLSYDESGGRFSRLKILTDNRELYRFIVENPKYERLLKELLRSYGGLFTDYVTIYEKQLAKRTDLPVEKVIAGLSHLSKLKIVSYYPVQTDPQIFYNIERLPVENINFSPENYRNLKIAALQRLDALIDFVNNDKECRSIQLLRYFGEENSNRCGICDVCLSMNETGLSNIEFEKIKENIRNLLLSGPKHLYEIVPLAGNYDEEKILSVIQWLLDNRSILRRPDEKLQLSDELQLE, encoded by the coding sequence TTGAGCAAAGAAGCCCGGGAAATATTGACCAAATATTGGGGATACAGTCATTTCAGGCCCATGCAGGAAGAAATTATCGATTCCGTATTGGCTGGGAAAGATACTTTTGGCCTTTTGCCCACCGGTGGAGGCAAGTCGTTGACTTTTCAGATTCCCGGACTGATGCGTCCCGGATGCTGTTTGGTCATCACGCCGCTGGTTGCCCTGATGAAAGACCAAACCGACCGGTTACGAAAAATGAACATCCCGGCAAAAGCCCTCTACACCGGATTATACTACACCGAAATTGAATCCATCTATTCGCAGGCTATCCACCAACAGCTAAAGTTTCTGTATGTTTCGCCGGAACGCCTGCTTAATGCAGCTTTTCAACAACTTCTTGTAAAAATCAACATCAACCTGATTGCCGTTGATGAGGCGCATTGTATTTCGCAATGGGGATACAATTTCCGGCCACCCTATCTTCGCATTGCAGAAATCAGAAAATATTTTCCGGATGTCCCGGTGCTGGCCCTCAGTGCAACTGCCACACCGCGGGTTGTAACCGACATCATGGAAAAATTGCATTTTAAACAGCCTAACCTTTTCCGGAGCAGCTACAAACGGAACAATCTGGCTTACCTCGTTTACCGCGAAAATGACAAAACCAGCCGGATGATCCGGCTTTTACAAAATGCTAAGGGAACTGCCATTGTTTACGTCCGCAACCGGAGGAAAGCACGTGAATTGGCTGATATCCTTATAAAAAACAAAATATCGGCAACCTATTATCATGCAGGGCTGGACAATACAAAACGCAACCAACGGCAACATGCCTGGATGCTGGGACAAATCAGAGTAATGGTGGCCACCAATGCTTTTGGTATGGGAATCGACAAACCGGATGTACGGCAAGTAATTCACTATCACCTTCCGGATTGCCTGGAGGCTTATTTCCAGGAAGCAGGACGTGCCGGACGCGACGGGAAACCAGCCGTAGCCTCACTCCTTTTCAATAACCAGGACATTGGTCACGCCAAAAAACAACTTACGGAATCATTTCCTGAAATTCCGGTTATCCGGAAAATTTACAATGCCCTGGGAAACTATTTCCAGCTTCCGGAAGGTTCCGGAAAAGACACCGGATTTCGCTTCCGCATCACCGATTTTACCCAACAATACGGTTTTGGGCTTTTAAGCACCTATAGCGCCATTAAATTACTGGAAAAAGAAGGATATCTCTCGTATGACGAATCGGGAGGACGGTTTTCCCGGCTAAAAATCTTAACCGATAACCGCGAGCTATACCGTTTCATTGTCGAAAACCCAAAATACGAACGGCTTTTAAAAGAACTGCTTCGATCGTACGGCGGGCTGTTTACCGATTATGTTACCATTTATGAGAAACAGTTGGCCAAAAGAACAGACCTTCCGGTAGAAAAAGTGATTGCCGGTTTATCTCACCTCAGTAAATTAAAAATTGTGAGCTATTATCCGGTACAAACCGATCCGCAAATTTTCTACAATATCGAACGGTTACCCGTTGAAAACATCAACTTCTCTCCGGAGAATTACCGGAACTTAAAAATAGCCGCTTTACAACGTCTAGATGCGCTCATTGATTTTGTCAACAACGACAAAGAATGCCGGAGCATTCAGCTCTTACGCTATTTTGGCGAAGAAAACAGTAACCGGTGCGGTATTTGCGACGTTTGCCTATCGATGAACGAAACCGGTCTTTCCAACATTGAATTTGAAAAGATTAAGGAAAATATCCGTAACCTATTGCTATCAGGCCCCAAGCATTTGTATGAAATTGTTCCTTTAGCCGGAAATTATGACGAAGAAAAGATTCTTTCGGTTATTCAGTGGCTTCTCGACAACCGTTCTATCCTGCGTCGTCCGGATGAAAAACTACAGCTTTCTGACGAATTGCAGCTGGAATAA
- a CDS encoding iron-containing alcohol dehydrogenase yields the protein MYGYFIPTVNLMGAGAALEVAKQAKIIGGSKALVVTDAPLIKLGIADKIIRLLEKEDIRTILYDAVLPNPTVKNVHDGVALYKQNNCDLIVAIGGGSPIDCAKGIGLVATNGGSIKDYEGLDMSKKTMPPFIAVNTTAGTASEMTRFTIITDTDRHVKMAIVDWHVTPTVSINDPELMVSMPSALTAATGMDALTHAIEAYVSTLATPVTDSAAIKAIQLISQYLRPAVANGNNMEARDKMAYAEFMAGMAFNNASLGNVHAMAHQLGGFYDLPHGVCNAILLPHVESFNMIACPERFADIAMAMGENTNGLSVIEAAELAIKSIGRLSRDVGIPSGLKELGVKEKDLPTLADNALKDACGLTNPRIATKEDIIELYKAAM from the coding sequence ATGTACGGATATTTCATTCCAACAGTAAATTTAATGGGGGCTGGTGCTGCTTTAGAAGTAGCCAAACAAGCCAAAATTATTGGGGGCAGCAAAGCTTTGGTTGTAACTGATGCTCCTTTGATAAAATTAGGTATTGCAGACAAAATAATCAGGTTACTTGAAAAAGAAGACATTCGTACCATTTTGTATGATGCCGTTCTCCCAAACCCTACCGTAAAAAATGTTCATGATGGTGTTGCTTTATATAAGCAAAACAATTGTGATTTGATTGTAGCCATTGGCGGGGGAAGTCCTATTGACTGTGCAAAAGGGATCGGCCTTGTTGCTACAAATGGAGGTTCAATTAAGGATTATGAAGGACTGGATATGTCGAAAAAAACAATGCCTCCTTTTATTGCTGTAAACACTACTGCGGGTACGGCAAGTGAGATGACGCGGTTTACGATTATTACGGATACAGATCGCCATGTTAAAATGGCCATTGTCGACTGGCATGTGACGCCAACAGTTTCAATTAATGATCCGGAATTGATGGTTAGTATGCCATCTGCCTTAACTGCAGCAACCGGTATGGATGCACTTACGCATGCCATTGAAGCTTATGTTTCAACTCTTGCAACGCCGGTAACGGATTCTGCAGCAATTAAGGCAATTCAGCTTATCAGTCAGTATTTACGTCCGGCAGTGGCAAATGGCAACAATATGGAAGCCCGGGATAAAATGGCTTATGCTGAATTTATGGCGGGAATGGCGTTTAATAATGCAAGTCTTGGTAATGTACATGCAATGGCTCATCAACTGGGTGGTTTTTACGATTTACCACACGGTGTTTGTAATGCGATTCTTTTGCCTCATGTTGAAAGTTTTAATATGATTGCATGTCCCGAACGTTTTGCTGATATCGCCATGGCAATGGGGGAAAATACAAACGGTCTCTCTGTGATTGAAGCAGCCGAACTTGCAATAAAAAGTATCGGCAGATTGTCAAGAGATGTCGGAATTCCTTCCGGATTGAAAGAACTGGGAGTAAAAGAAAAAGATCTTCCTACTCTGGCTGATAATGCACTAAAAGATGCCTGTGGACTGACAAATCCGCGTATTGCTACAAAAGAAGACATCATTGAGCTGTATAAAGCAGCCATGTAA
- a CDS encoding outer membrane beta-barrel protein, which translates to MKKLAIIFLLFTLLSPAFGQTGEQTFDLSAGAMFPLKDLSDSNLADSSSGASAVGYHIQVSYSYQFSDFFGVGVDVEFNDAKYSMSKVADYYRQLLDDAQHEISSPLGWSIGGIYFRYYIQIPLSSSIFTEVSPLIGGMGTYSPEYTINSTSFIPPGPNPTYTYYRQRGKAFSFAYGLEAKFILKTNHHGVFLSVRALRSKPTFDNISGVGYDGKPYLQKITMDIMYLTASAGYSYYF; encoded by the coding sequence ATGAAAAAACTTGCCATTATCTTTTTGCTGTTTACCCTGCTGTCACCAGCTTTTGGGCAAACCGGAGAACAAACTTTTGACCTTTCGGCCGGAGCCATGTTTCCATTGAAAGACCTGTCCGACAGCAACCTGGCAGATAGTTCTTCCGGCGCATCAGCCGTAGGATATCATATTCAAGTCAGTTACAGTTATCAGTTTTCTGATTTTTTTGGTGTAGGAGTCGATGTAGAATTTAACGACGCCAAATACAGCATGTCTAAAGTAGCTGATTATTACAGACAACTATTAGATGATGCCCAACACGAGATTTCCAGTCCGTTGGGATGGAGCATTGGCGGAATCTACTTTCGGTACTACATTCAAATTCCTTTGAGCAGCAGTATTTTTACCGAAGTTTCCCCGTTAATCGGCGGCATGGGAACCTATTCACCGGAGTACACGATCAACAGCACCAGTTTTATTCCTCCGGGGCCCAATCCTACCTATACTTATTATCGGCAACGCGGCAAAGCTTTTTCTTTTGCTTACGGCCTGGAAGCCAAATTCATTTTAAAAACCAATCATCATGGGGTTTTCCTTTCGGTACGGGCTCTTCGTTCAAAACCCACTTTTGACAACATATCAGGCGTTGGATACGATGGGAAACCCTATTTGCAAAAGATCACCATGGATATCATGTATCTTACGGCATCCGCCGGATACAGCTATTATTTTTAA
- a CDS encoding DUF4405 domain-containing protein, protein MKIRKTVSLTLGISFLLSSITGVVLYFVPKGKNAYWSDWHFLELTKHQWANLHITLSILLLIAGIWHTVLNWHCIVNYMKNKLKEVSFFTGQFLLALAINVIFILGTIWMIPPFGTVINVKAGIEQNWKQTLGEPPFGHAEEKSLSYFIDRNGVDKDAILEKLRDNGITVRDENESLQDIAKRNNTSPQKVYDILGLKQEKSRAGTHKNMPMRLGRKTLRELSDEGYIDLPKAIKILKTKGVNASPDTRIKVIADELGITPMELFKLIRN, encoded by the coding sequence ATGAAAATAAGAAAAACGGTTTCATTAACCCTGGGAATATCATTTCTCCTTTCAAGTATCACGGGGGTTGTACTTTATTTTGTTCCTAAAGGGAAAAATGCATATTGGTCCGACTGGCATTTTTTAGAACTTACCAAGCATCAATGGGCAAATCTTCATATCACCCTTTCAATATTGTTGCTAATCGCAGGAATATGGCATACTGTTCTTAACTGGCACTGCATTGTTAACTATATGAAAAATAAACTTAAAGAGGTTTCTTTTTTTACCGGTCAGTTTCTTTTGGCTCTTGCAATCAATGTCATTTTTATCTTAGGAACAATTTGGATGATTCCTCCGTTTGGAACAGTAATAAATGTTAAAGCAGGAATAGAACAAAATTGGAAACAGACTCTCGGAGAACCTCCTTTTGGGCATGCCGAAGAAAAATCACTGAGTTATTTTATTGACAGAAATGGGGTCGATAAAGATGCAATTCTTGAAAAACTTAGGGATAACGGAATTACTGTCCGAGATGAAAATGAGAGTTTGCAGGATATTGCCAAAAGAAATAATACATCTCCACAAAAAGTATATGATATTTTAGGTTTAAAACAGGAAAAGAGCCGGGCCGGTACCCATAAAAATATGCCGATGAGGTTGGGACGGAAAACGCTCCGCGAATTATCGGATGAAGGATATATTGACTTGCCGAAAGCCATAAAGATCTTAAAAACAAAGGGGGTTAATGCATCTCCGGATACAAGGATAAAAGTGATTGCTGACGAGCTTGGAATCACACCAATGGAATTGTTTAAATTGATACGTAATTAA
- a CDS encoding AI-2E family transporter — MERPNYDHYLSYVPGVRFWIITTGIIVAFAAIKQMSHIVNMLLLAAFLTAVSLAPLGWLRKKGVGKTLANIIVILSVVVVVWLLGVIVNAAIHSFMNKLPTYQDKFQAFWNDTVNYLANYGLLDEPVASGGKLFHGKVLSIAAPLASGFGSLLSGIVIVFIFFIFLITESEQFTLKLSYVSRDSSKGATRVIKQLRNYFGIKTLTSFATGIFVGVALYIIGVDFVVLWGFLAFILNYIPSIGSFIAAVPAVLLAFILKGPTAGVITMIVYLVINTIIGNVIEPQLMGRNLGLSPFIVFFSMIFFGYILGPVGMLIATPLTIIIKIILDSREVTRGLGIMLGDGKELKDIEAEKKA; from the coding sequence ATGGAACGTCCCAATTATGATCATTATTTAAGTTATGTGCCGGGAGTCCGTTTTTGGATAATCACTACCGGCATTATTGTGGCTTTTGCGGCGATAAAACAGATGAGCCATATCGTTAATATGTTGTTGCTGGCTGCTTTTCTGACGGCTGTCAGTCTGGCGCCGCTGGGATGGTTGCGAAAGAAAGGAGTAGGTAAAACTTTGGCCAACATTATTGTTATCCTTTCGGTAGTTGTCGTAGTTTGGTTGTTAGGTGTCATTGTGAATGCGGCCATCCATAGTTTTATGAATAAATTACCGACTTATCAGGATAAATTTCAGGCCTTTTGGAATGATACAGTAAATTATCTGGCAAATTATGGTCTGCTTGATGAACCGGTGGCCTCCGGTGGAAAACTCTTTCACGGGAAAGTGTTATCCATAGCGGCGCCGCTTGCCAGTGGATTTGGTTCGTTGTTATCGGGCATTGTTATTGTCTTTATCTTTTTCATTTTCTTGATAACCGAATCAGAACAGTTTACCCTGAAGTTGTCGTATGTTTCTCGAGATTCATCCAAAGGCGCTACACGGGTGATCAAGCAACTCCGGAATTATTTTGGTATAAAAACACTGACGAGTTTTGCCACAGGAATATTTGTTGGTGTAGCGTTGTATATCATTGGTGTGGATTTTGTCGTGTTGTGGGGCTTTCTGGCTTTTATATTGAATTATATACCCAGTATTGGCTCTTTTATTGCCGCTGTTCCGGCCGTACTTCTTGCTTTTATTCTCAAAGGCCCTACGGCTGGTGTTATCACAATGATTGTCTATCTTGTTATTAATACCATTATTGGTAATGTTATTGAACCGCAACTCATGGGACGGAATCTGGGACTTTCTCCGTTTATTGTTTTCTTTTCCATGATATTTTTCGGATATATCTTAGGCCCTGTAGGTATGCTTATTGCAACACCGTTAACCATTATTATCAAGATTATTCTCGACAGCCGTGAGGTTACACGGGGGCTCGGTATAATGCTTGGTGACGGGAAAGAGCTAAAAGATATTGAAGCGGAGAAAAAGGCGTAA
- a CDS encoding c-type cytochrome gives MKRKLKMISKFILISLLFVTMGFLFTGFVFPEKRIPEKREVTDFKSPDGNMTPDGKELFETRCNICHGIKKDGTMSAPPFYNVKFRYLRVYGTKRAFENAIVNFVLDPQRKKALMYGAINRFGVMPKLPYPKEELTKIADYIYHAEFPRTGGWHNQGRNKWKY, from the coding sequence ATGAAAAGAAAATTAAAAATGATTAGCAAATTCATCCTGATTTCTTTGTTGTTTGTAACAATGGGCTTTCTATTTACCGGTTTTGTTTTTCCGGAAAAAAGAATTCCGGAAAAAAGGGAGGTAACTGACTTCAAGAGTCCAGATGGCAATATGACTCCGGATGGCAAAGAATTATTTGAAACACGATGCAATATTTGTCATGGCATAAAGAAAGACGGGACCATGTCGGCTCCTCCGTTTTACAATGTCAAGTTTAGATACCTTAGGGTATATGGAACGAAAAGAGCTTTTGAGAATGCAATTGTGAATTTTGTTTTGGATCCTCAACGGAAAAAAGCCTTGATGTATGGGGCAATAAACCGGTTTGGAGTGATGCCCAAGCTTCCTTATCCAAAAGAAGAGTTAACGAAAATTGCCGATTATATCTACCATGCTGAATTTCCAAGAACGGGGGGATGGCATAACCAGGGAAGAAATAAGTGGAAATATTAG
- the ubiE gene encoding bifunctional demethylmenaquinone methyltransferase/2-methoxy-6-polyprenyl-1,4-benzoquinol methylase UbiE, whose amino-acid sequence MAQKAMVQQMFNHIAPKYDLLNHLLSAGIDKGWRRKVRRALAPDHPEIILDVATGTGDLAIELAKLPEVKTIIGIDIAEDMLEIGKKKIAKKGLSDRIQLLPGDSENIDFETNYFDAVTVAFGVRNYENLGKGLLEMYRVLKPGKKVAILEFSKPAAFPMKNLYLFYFHHILPAVGRAISKDKSAYTYLPESVSRFPENKAFMAELEKAGFKNPSQQRLTFGIATLYLATK is encoded by the coding sequence ATGGCGCAAAAAGCAATGGTGCAACAAATGTTTAACCACATTGCACCCAAATACGATTTACTGAATCATTTGCTCTCGGCCGGTATTGACAAAGGCTGGCGCCGGAAAGTACGGCGCGCCCTGGCACCCGACCATCCGGAAATTATTCTGGATGTGGCTACCGGCACGGGGGATCTTGCCATTGAGCTGGCCAAACTGCCCGAAGTAAAAACCATTATTGGGATTGATATTGCCGAAGACATGCTGGAAATCGGCAAGAAGAAAATTGCCAAAAAAGGCCTCTCCGACCGGATTCAGCTGCTGCCCGGCGATTCGGAAAATATTGATTTCGAAACAAACTATTTTGATGCCGTAACCGTGGCTTTCGGGGTTAGAAACTATGAGAACCTGGGAAAAGGATTGCTGGAGATGTACCGGGTTTTAAAACCCGGAAAAAAAGTAGCCATCCTGGAGTTTTCCAAACCGGCCGCCTTTCCCATGAAGAATCTGTATCTATTTTATTTTCATCACATTTTACCAGCTGTAGGACGTGCTATTTCGAAAGATAAATCAGCATACACTTACCTGCCGGAATCGGTTTCGCGTTTTCCGGAAAACAAAGCTTTTATGGCCGAACTGGAGAAAGCCGGCTTTAAAAATCCATCGCAACAACGGCTTACTTTTGGCATAGCCACACTCTATCTGGCTACTAAATAA